A genomic window from Paenibacillus sp. FSL K6-0276 includes:
- the scfB gene encoding thioether cross-link-forming SCIFF peptide maturase: protein MIHQYKLNGYNIVLDTYSGSVHVVDDLAYEITELYEKTSVEKIVTTMLDKYKHDSSISESDIRETIVDIEELKNDGQLFTKDEYENLSLDLKKRKTYVKALCLNVAHTCNLSCDYCFASQGKYNGDRAIMSYEVGQRAIDYLLENSGHHRNLDIDFFGGEPLLAWKVVKQIVAYARSKEQEYKKKFRFTFTTNGMLLNDEVTEFLNQEMYNVVLSLDGRKEVHDRLRKTVNGKGSYDHIVPKFQEFVRKRGDQEYYVRGTYTRNNVDFTNDIFHIADLGFDKISMEPVICDPREPYALTEEDLPEIYNQYEILAKEMIGRGEQGKGFTFYHYMLDLSEGPCIQKRITGCGSGTEYLAVTPWGELFPCHQFVGDEEYSMGNIWDGITQPELQCQFKESNCYSKPECKDCWAKLYCSGGCPANALHATGSLGGTYDFSCDIFRKRVECSMMVKVDESIRAMEG, encoded by the coding sequence ATGATTCATCAATATAAACTAAATGGATATAACATCGTGCTCGACACCTACAGTGGCTCGGTACATGTTGTTGATGACCTAGCATATGAAATTACAGAGCTTTATGAGAAAACTTCTGTCGAAAAAATCGTGACAACGATGTTGGATAAATATAAACATGATTCCAGCATTTCCGAGAGCGACATTCGAGAAACCATCGTGGATATCGAGGAACTTAAAAATGATGGCCAGCTCTTTACAAAAGATGAGTATGAGAACCTCTCGCTTGATTTAAAAAAACGAAAAACTTATGTCAAGGCGCTCTGCCTCAATGTTGCGCATACCTGTAATCTGTCATGCGACTATTGCTTCGCCAGCCAGGGGAAATACAACGGAGATCGGGCAATCATGAGCTATGAGGTTGGACAAAGAGCTATCGATTACCTGCTTGAAAATTCGGGTCATCATCGAAACCTTGACATCGACTTTTTCGGCGGGGAACCGCTTTTGGCCTGGAAAGTGGTTAAACAGATCGTAGCTTATGCAAGAAGCAAAGAACAAGAATACAAAAAAAAGTTCCGCTTCACCTTCACGACGAACGGGATGCTGCTGAACGATGAGGTCACCGAGTTTTTAAATCAGGAAATGTACAATGTCGTATTAAGCCTGGATGGAAGAAAAGAGGTTCATGACCGACTTCGCAAAACAGTTAACGGAAAAGGCAGCTACGATCATATTGTTCCGAAGTTCCAGGAATTCGTTCGTAAGCGCGGAGACCAAGAGTACTATGTACGAGGAACCTACACTCGTAACAATGTCGATTTCACCAATGATATATTTCATATCGCAGACCTTGGTTTTGACAAGATTTCGATGGAACCGGTCATCTGTGATCCAAGGGAACCCTATGCACTTACCGAGGAGGACCTCCCGGAGATATACAACCAGTACGAAATTCTCGCCAAGGAAATGATCGGACGCGGTGAACAAGGCAAGGGGTTTACCTTTTATCATTACATGCTTGACCTCTCGGAAGGACCTTGCATCCAGAAGAGAATCACTGGCTGTGGTTCAGGAACCGAATATCTTGCTGTCACCCCTTGGGGAGAACTTTTTCCTTGCCACCAGTTCGTCGGGGATGAAGAGTACAGCATGGGAAACATCTGGGATGGAATCACACAACCTGAGTTGCAATGTCAATTTAAAGAGAGCAACTGCTACTCAAAGCCGGAATGCAAGGACTGCTGGGCGAAACTCTACTGCAGCGGCGGTTGTCCTGCCAATGCGCTGCACGCAACTGGTTCCCTGGGCGGAACCTATGACTTCAGCTGTGATATCTTCCGCAAGAGGGTCGAATGTTCCATGATGGTGAAGGTTGATGAATCCATTAGAGCGATGGAAGGGTAA
- a CDS encoding ABC transporter substrate-binding protein — translation MFKLKKLLTTSIIFMFIVVLTLSGCGSKSESEAPSNEPTNKSTNKPTNEPAKQEEPVELSFYIANSPVKDMDRIMEAANKIIKEKINATLKLVVTDWSAYPQKLNLMISSGESFDLAFTGSFGELNYFQNASKGAYKDITELLDQYAPVTKSRVPDSIWNGVKVNGKIYGSINYQVWGMAGAKGVQLRKDFADKYNFDWKSMKNWEDLTPFLDAVKKGEPGIIPWEYSNQADNFADMPIMYGMDAVADNKIPGWIRINDKDIKVFNQYETEEYKGYLKTFRNWYVNGYIKNDAATMKDYVPDRKAKRIAALYANPYPDLVDMPELEAQSFMSMAPVEDKVYSYSKRFTEPFISANGPSTALVAVGANSKHPEKAVELIELINTNDELFHLIAFGEEGKDYKKIGEKQVEMIPDMYNFNYSEWEIGQSYGRMLWDQNTNVETQEKMLAIIYEADKTATVSPVMGFVFDSEPVKTQIANVDATLKEYLYTLNSGSVEPDKYYDEFINKLKKAGADDIIAEKQKQIDEWRKANGK, via the coding sequence ATGTTTAAATTGAAAAAACTTTTAACTACTTCAATCATATTCATGTTCATTGTGGTTCTAACGCTTAGCGGATGTGGATCGAAATCCGAATCCGAAGCGCCTTCGAATGAACCCACGAATAAATCCACGAATAAACCCACGAATGAACCGGCGAAGCAAGAAGAGCCTGTAGAATTATCATTTTACATCGCAAACTCTCCGGTGAAAGATATGGATCGAATTATGGAGGCTGCAAATAAGATTATTAAGGAAAAGATCAATGCTACGTTAAAGCTTGTCGTTACCGATTGGAGCGCGTATCCGCAAAAATTAAATCTGATGATATCGTCCGGAGAATCGTTTGACCTTGCCTTTACCGGCAGCTTCGGAGAATTGAACTACTTCCAGAATGCCTCCAAAGGAGCCTATAAAGATATCACTGAGCTGCTGGATCAGTACGCGCCGGTGACAAAATCAAGAGTACCCGACAGTATTTGGAATGGAGTTAAAGTAAACGGAAAAATTTACGGTTCCATTAACTATCAGGTATGGGGAATGGCTGGAGCAAAAGGTGTACAGTTAAGAAAAGATTTTGCCGACAAATATAATTTCGATTGGAAGTCAATGAAGAATTGGGAAGATTTAACCCCATTTCTGGATGCTGTGAAAAAGGGAGAGCCCGGCATCATTCCTTGGGAATATAGCAACCAAGCCGATAACTTTGCAGATATGCCGATCATGTATGGCATGGATGCAGTAGCCGACAATAAAATTCCCGGATGGATCAGGATTAACGATAAGGATATTAAGGTATTCAACCAGTATGAAACGGAGGAATATAAGGGTTATCTGAAGACGTTCAGAAACTGGTATGTGAATGGATACATCAAGAATGATGCCGCAACGATGAAAGATTATGTCCCGGATAGGAAAGCTAAACGGATTGCTGCATTATACGCCAACCCGTATCCTGACCTGGTTGATATGCCTGAGTTGGAGGCTCAAAGCTTTATGTCTATGGCGCCGGTGGAGGATAAGGTATACTCTTACTCCAAAAGGTTCACCGAGCCATTCATATCTGCAAATGGTCCTTCCACCGCTCTAGTCGCGGTTGGGGCTAATTCAAAGCATCCGGAGAAGGCGGTTGAACTGATTGAACTGATAAATACCAACGATGAATTGTTCCATCTTATAGCTTTCGGCGAAGAAGGAAAGGATTACAAGAAAATAGGCGAGAAGCAAGTTGAAATGATTCCGGACATGTACAATTTTAATTATAGCGAGTGGGAAATTGGACAGTCGTACGGCAGAATGCTGTGGGATCAAAATACCAATGTAGAAACTCAGGAGAAGATGCTGGCCATCATTTACGAAGCTGATAAAACGGCTACGGTATCCCCGGTGATGGGCTTCGTTTTCGACTCGGAACCTGTGAAGACCCAAATTGCCAACGTGGACGCGACCTTGAAGGAATACCTCTACACGCTCAATTCCGGTTCAGTAGAACCTGACAAGTACTATGATGAATTTATAAACAAACTGAAAAAAGCCGGAGCTGACGACATTATTGCTGAAAAGCAGAAGCAAATTGACGAATGGAGAAAAGCGAACGGTAAATAA
- a CDS encoding carbohydrate ABC transporter permease, with protein sequence MEGSLSLVKRRGTFTKLVVNIIFIIYSLMCLIPIWMVLSVSLTHEKSIITEGYHLFPKDFSLAGYWYAFSGSTSILNAYKITILVTVVGTILHLLITSMLSYAISRPEVRYRNQIAFLVFFTILFNGGLAPYYILITKYLHLKDTLFVLIVVLLLSPVHVMIMRNFFKALPDSITEAARIDGSGEFNTFFRIVLPLSTPVLATIGLFIAIAYWNDWFTSALFIENNKLYSLQYLLQSLLTNIQYLLSNDSASRSIEKAVGILPGESARMAACILSIGPIIVMYPVLQRYFVKGLTLGAVKA encoded by the coding sequence ATGGAAGGGTCTCTGTCTCTAGTAAAAAGAAGGGGAACATTCACGAAGCTTGTAGTCAATATAATTTTCATTATTTACAGTTTAATGTGCCTCATTCCGATATGGATGGTGCTGTCCGTTTCTTTAACTCATGAAAAATCGATTATCACAGAGGGATATCACCTTTTCCCAAAAGACTTTAGTCTCGCGGGCTATTGGTATGCATTCTCCGGCTCTACATCCATCCTGAATGCATACAAGATAACCATCCTTGTAACGGTCGTTGGTACGATTCTTCATTTGCTTATCACCTCCATGTTGTCGTATGCCATTTCAAGACCTGAGGTGAGGTACAGAAATCAGATCGCCTTTTTGGTATTCTTTACGATTTTGTTTAATGGGGGATTAGCACCATATTACATATTGATCACGAAATATCTCCATTTGAAGGATACATTGTTTGTCTTGATCGTCGTATTGCTACTGTCCCCAGTGCATGTAATGATCATGCGCAACTTCTTCAAGGCACTGCCAGACTCCATTACGGAAGCGGCGAGAATCGACGGTTCAGGGGAGTTCAACACTTTTTTTCGGATTGTACTACCGCTGTCTACTCCAGTTCTTGCAACGATCGGACTCTTTATCGCCATCGCCTATTGGAATGACTGGTTTACCAGTGCGCTCTTCATCGAGAATAACAAACTTTATTCTCTCCAATATTTGCTCCAGTCCTTATTAACGAATATTCAGTATTTACTTAGTAATGACAGTGCATCCAGATCTATTGAAAAGGCCGTGGGTATCCTTCCGGGAGAAAGCGCCAGAATGGCTGCCTGTATCCTTTCGATTGGACCCATTATTGTAATGTATCCGGTTTTGCAGCGGTATTTTGTAAAGGGTCTTACACTTGGTGCTGTGAAAGCTTAG
- a CDS encoding carbohydrate-binding protein, producing MVFHVKLYNKASFVMCLFMLFATVVPVFPATVQAAVQTAFYVAPNGSDSNPGTQSQPFATLTKSRDVVRAINSNMTGDINVYVASGNYYVNNTISFDERDSGTNGYNVVYTNLDGLGTAKFIGGNKVTSAWSPVTRTGADADLPVSSVGNVYKTYVGTGIQFNTLYVNDTRAVMARTSNLNVDPRFPASQTDYMRSAGGGISTLIYNSGDIDAVSLAGLVNAQTRSDLDAQVYMWDGGYWDWMTDTIPIAGINTSTRTVQFKTNPNNAAAYRPKYKTGTNARYFLQGNLGFLDQPGEYYFNKKTGYLYYYPLAGSGSIDNQDIVIPAVQKIIDIKGASRTSMVSHITFNGLEFKDTEFSDYYSYGWNWGDAGAGLGYYPPAAAGSTQPSYAEQSERVEFQVGVITLTNTSNITISNSHIKNAGMFGIELYLANQYTNINNSLIEYTGHGGVNIEGGYPGVAGDANGDGYSHHNTVTNTMIHDIGQLVGQSAGITINNSGYNTFSHLEIYNSPRRGIFVTGGWNRNPNVAFPNGDKNYNPMTDLYSHHNTFEYVYLHDMQQDGGDDGAFFACYLYQGQTNYKPNYINQMVIDNVGANTSMTDIAPNGMNLDMGTSGFELRNVKIVNPQHFNFEVGGYNAKYALINTNIDFGTAYNQVATFNDALMDYANIGVGANFPSVYLPATVSFQEPDNIYFKDDFENGMDWTKWVYKGMRPVVTTEWMSEGVLHGKKALTIHSDAAPSGSKPVLYRDFGGSLNKIVTVKMFDRQSSNLVPYDSGTTISSTVKSLARADNGVQVVGIGLDTTVSDKYYVVMNGSTETATTVPRTYGWHELKWDYTSGSDVKLYIDGALVQTLTTISNFNRVELGSGDGIGVSYYDQLYIYGGTVTPLPDPLPTPSAPIPGKIEAEDFNDMSGIQAVTASEGTFAAGYLDAGDWIDYRVNVATAGTYKVNYRVAVNGGYTGEVQLQVNGVNLKTTSFPSTGGWQNWATVSDTVTLSEGPQTIRLYITKNGWNLNWFQIEKIVPIPGKIEAENYNAMSGVQTEPSSEGTLNVGYIDAGDWMDYNVNVATTGIYTVNYRVAVNVGYTGEVQLQVNGVNLKTTSIPSTGGWQNWATVSDTVTLSAGPQTIRLYASKTGLNLNWFQLLAPTTTPSTDTIQAENYSSHRGVATHSIGTGTVVGNIDPSDWMVYNGIDFGTGINQFMANVGVDPAYAGKQLQLRLDSTTGPLIGTLTISSTGGWDTYATQTCAVSGVSGVHNLYIVAAGSGDGVGNIDWFKFNVNNTPPADATFTADVTAPTNIDFNVTIHYPDDAAVKEYKVGTDGTWSLYTSPIVMTANSTVYARSTDDVGNISNITSYEVSNIDKIAPESSAAVTPSQPEGQNGWYEHPVTLELASSDHGSGQLITLSTMERNKPEIR from the coding sequence ATGGTATTCCATGTCAAACTGTACAACAAAGCAAGCTTTGTCATGTGTCTTTTCATGCTTTTTGCTACGGTAGTACCTGTTTTTCCGGCCACGGTTCAAGCAGCCGTTCAGACGGCATTTTATGTAGCCCCGAATGGCAGCGACTCCAATCCGGGCACACAGTCTCAGCCGTTTGCTACGCTTACGAAATCCCGCGATGTGGTTAGGGCGATTAACAGCAATATGACAGGAGATATCAATGTATACGTGGCTTCAGGTAATTATTACGTAAACAACACGATTTCCTTTGATGAAAGAGATTCGGGCACCAATGGATATAATGTTGTCTACACGAATTTGGACGGCCTCGGTACGGCGAAATTCATTGGTGGCAATAAAGTGACCTCTGCTTGGAGTCCGGTAACCCGTACAGGCGCCGATGCAGACTTGCCCGTCAGTTCCGTTGGGAACGTCTATAAAACCTATGTCGGCACAGGGATTCAGTTCAATACACTATACGTCAACGATACCAGGGCTGTCATGGCCAGAACTAGTAATTTAAATGTCGATCCTAGATTTCCTGCCTCTCAAACGGATTATATGAGATCCGCCGGCGGTGGAATCAGCACCTTAATCTATAACTCCGGCGATATTGATGCGGTATCCTTAGCCGGATTAGTGAACGCGCAAACACGCAGCGACTTAGACGCACAGGTGTATATGTGGGACGGCGGATATTGGGATTGGATGACGGATACCATCCCGATTGCTGGTATTAATACTTCTACGCGTACTGTTCAATTTAAAACCAATCCGAATAATGCTGCGGCATACCGTCCCAAATATAAGACCGGTACGAATGCAAGATACTTCTTGCAGGGCAATCTGGGGTTCTTGGATCAACCCGGTGAATACTATTTCAACAAAAAAACGGGATATTTATACTACTATCCACTAGCAGGTTCAGGAAGCATTGACAATCAGGACATCGTGATCCCTGCTGTCCAGAAAATCATTGATATCAAAGGCGCTTCCCGTACAAGCATGGTATCGCATATCACTTTTAATGGCTTGGAATTTAAAGATACGGAATTCTCGGACTACTACAGCTACGGGTGGAACTGGGGCGATGCTGGTGCAGGATTAGGTTATTATCCGCCGGCTGCGGCGGGAAGCACACAGCCGTCATACGCCGAGCAGAGCGAAAGAGTGGAGTTCCAGGTTGGTGTCATTACGTTGACCAATACGAGTAACATCACGATCAGCAATTCGCATATTAAAAATGCGGGCATGTTCGGGATCGAACTCTATCTAGCGAACCAGTATACAAATATCAATAACTCCCTGATCGAATATACCGGACATGGCGGTGTGAATATTGAAGGCGGATATCCCGGGGTAGCCGGGGACGCAAACGGGGACGGATACAGCCATCATAATACGGTTACCAATACGATGATCCATGATATTGGACAGCTGGTTGGTCAATCCGCAGGGATTACCATCAATAATTCCGGCTATAATACGTTCTCGCATCTTGAAATCTACAACTCGCCAAGAAGAGGGATTTTTGTAACAGGAGGTTGGAACCGTAATCCGAACGTTGCCTTTCCGAACGGCGATAAGAACTACAATCCGATGACTGATTTGTATTCGCATCATAACACGTTTGAATATGTTTATCTGCATGACATGCAGCAGGATGGTGGAGATGACGGTGCATTCTTCGCCTGCTATTTATATCAGGGCCAAACCAATTATAAGCCCAACTATATCAATCAGATGGTCATTGACAATGTGGGAGCAAATACAAGCATGACAGACATCGCCCCCAATGGCATGAATCTGGATATGGGTACTTCCGGATTTGAATTGCGAAATGTTAAAATCGTAAATCCGCAGCATTTTAATTTTGAAGTTGGCGGCTATAATGCAAAATATGCATTAATCAACACAAATATTGACTTTGGCACCGCTTATAATCAAGTCGCCACCTTTAATGACGCTTTAATGGATTATGCGAACATCGGTGTCGGGGCTAATTTTCCAAGTGTCTATTTACCCGCAACAGTTTCATTTCAAGAACCGGACAATATTTATTTCAAAGATGATTTCGAAAATGGAATGGATTGGACGAAGTGGGTTTATAAAGGTATGAGACCTGTTGTGACCACGGAATGGATGTCTGAAGGCGTTCTTCATGGCAAAAAAGCGTTGACAATACACAGCGATGCTGCACCAAGCGGTTCAAAACCGGTGTTGTACAGAGACTTCGGCGGTTCGCTCAATAAAATCGTCACTGTAAAAATGTTCGATCGTCAAAGCAGTAACTTAGTTCCTTACGATTCCGGCACGACTATCTCTTCAACGGTGAAATCACTGGCTCGAGCAGACAATGGTGTTCAGGTTGTAGGGATAGGGCTGGATACGACGGTAAGCGATAAATATTACGTTGTTATGAATGGATCAACCGAAACGGCAACCACGGTTCCTCGAACCTATGGCTGGCATGAGCTGAAATGGGATTATACAAGCGGAAGTGACGTGAAGCTGTACATTGACGGCGCGCTGGTTCAGACCTTAACCACCATATCCAATTTTAATCGTGTCGAGCTCGGGTCTGGCGATGGTATTGGCGTGAGTTATTACGATCAGTTATATATTTATGGGGGTACAGTAACCCCTCTGCCTGATCCGCTGCCGACACCTTCTGCACCGATTCCTGGCAAGATTGAAGCGGAAGATTTCAATGATATGTCAGGCATTCAGGCGGTTACAGCCTCAGAGGGCACTTTTGCTGCGGGCTATTTAGACGCTGGTGACTGGATAGACTATCGTGTCAATGTCGCGACTGCCGGCACCTATAAGGTGAATTATCGGGTGGCCGTTAATGGGGGATACACCGGTGAAGTTCAGCTGCAGGTGAACGGAGTCAATCTGAAGACCACTTCATTCCCGAGTACAGGCGGCTGGCAAAATTGGGCGACAGTAAGCGATACCGTAACACTAAGCGAAGGACCTCAGACGATAAGACTCTATATTACCAAAAACGGGTGGAACCTGAATTGGTTCCAGATCGAGAAGATTGTGCCGATCCCTGGCAAGATCGAAGCGGAAAATTATAACGCGATGTCGGGCGTACAAACGGAACCATCATCAGAAGGCACGTTGAATGTAGGTTATATCGACGCTGGCGATTGGATGGATTATAACGTTAATGTCGCGACCACCGGTATCTATACGGTGAATTATCGGGTAGCCGTTAATGTAGGATACACCGGTGAAGTCCAACTGCAGGTGAACGGAGTCAATCTGAAAACAACGTCAATCCCAAGTACAGGCGGATGGCAAAATTGGGCGACGGTAAGCGATACGGTGACACTAAGTGCAGGACCTCAGACGATACGGCTGTACGCCAGCAAAACCGGTTTGAATCTGAATTGGTTCCAACTGCTAGCACCGACGACAACGCCAAGCACTGACACCATTCAGGCTGAGAACTATAGCTCGCATAGGGGAGTTGCGACCCATAGCATTGGAACAGGGACTGTCGTTGGCAATATAGATCCAAGCGATTGGATGGTATATAACGGTATCGATTTCGGTACGGGTATCAATCAGTTCATGGCCAATGTAGGCGTCGATCCTGCTTATGCAGGTAAGCAGCTCCAGTTAAGGCTTGACAGCACGACCGGACCATTAATTGGTACATTAACCATAAGCTCAACTGGCGGATGGGATACTTACGCAACGCAGACATGCGCCGTATCTGGCGTGAGCGGAGTGCATAATTTGTATATTGTTGCTGCCGGAAGTGGAGACGGAGTGGGTAATATCGACTGGTTCAAGTTCAATGTAAATAATACACCACCGGCGGATGCCACCTTTACTGCCGATGTGACAGCACCAACCAACATCGACTTCAACGTAACGATTCACTATCCGGATGACGCAGCGGTGAAGGAATATAAAGTGGGTACTGATGGTACGTGGTCACTGTACACCTCTCCGATTGTCATGACTGCGAACAGCACGGTCTATGCGAGAAGTACGGATGATGTGGGCAACATATCGAATATTACCAGCTATGAAGTCAGCAATATCGACAAGATCGCACCCGAGAGCAGTGCAGCCGTCACGCCGTCTCAACCCGAAGGGCAGAACGGCTGGTACGAACATCCGGTTACGCTTGAGCTTGCCTCCTCGGACCATGGATCGGGTCAGCTTATTACATTGTCAACGATGGAGAGGAACAAACCGGAAATTCGGTAG
- a CDS encoding Ig-like domain repeat protein — MKIDKTGPTLTIGLDPMTLWPANHKMVKVNAALDSSDTLSGIKSVVLTSITSNEPESEEGDIQANLGSEDTSFSLRASRSGKGTGRVYTITYTATDHAGNQTVATATVTVLHDQSGKPEK, encoded by the coding sequence GTGAAGATCGACAAGACCGGGCCGACACTCACGATTGGGCTAGATCCTATGACTCTCTGGCCAGCGAATCACAAAATGGTGAAGGTGAATGCTGCGCTGGATTCTAGTGACACCTTGTCAGGAATCAAATCCGTAGTGTTAACCTCCATTACAAGCAACGAACCGGAAAGTGAAGAAGGCGATATTCAAGCAAACTTGGGGTCCGAGGACACTTCGTTCAGCTTGCGTGCATCAAGATCCGGTAAAGGAACAGGTCGCGTTTATACAATTACTTACACGGCTACCGACCATGCAGGCAACCAAACAGTTGCAACTGCAACCGTAACTGTCCTGCATGATCAGTCGGGAAAGCCTGAAAAGTAG
- the scfA gene encoding six-cysteine ranthipeptide SCIFF, which yields MKRIVTLSTRKLMDTAKHGGCGACQTSCQSACKTSCGVANQKCENAMNR from the coding sequence ATGAAAAGAATCGTAACACTGAGTACCCGCAAACTGATGGATACCGCAAAACACGGCGGATGCGGCGCATGCCAGACATCTTGCCAGTCCGCTTGTAAAACTTCCTGCGGAGTTGCAAACCAGAAGTGTGAAAATGCAATGAACAGATAG